The Lycium barbarum isolate Lr01 chromosome 12, ASM1917538v2, whole genome shotgun sequence genome includes a region encoding these proteins:
- the LOC132621249 gene encoding protein HIGH CHLOROPHYLL FLUORESCENCE PHENOTYPE 173, chloroplastic isoform X1 — MDSFYFTVTKPSSSYSSSTILNFQGVSSVGGRSCQKSLGSPSHLSWPLSRPNKKYQNFVYRRTSQNLRLKTFKGPILAEAGKQGWDFGRFIETLYYFNGPPSPAKFLESLIEKLTGPSPSKPVNSMDSSGITLVTGATGGVGRRVVDVLRNKKLPVRILVRNEEKARKMLGEDVDLVVGDVTKANTLLPEYFKGVRSVINAVSVIVGPKEGDTPDRAKYSQGIKFFEPEIKGDSPEMVEYIGMKNLINAIKENVGLRTGKLVFGYEGNSFKELPWGALDDVVMGGVSQSTFQIDLTGAENGGPTGLFKGVVTTANNGGFASIRTKNFSEPEDLSAYDGLELRLKGDGRRYKLIVRTSRDWDTVGYTSIFDTVEGWQSVRLPFSSLRPIFRARTVLDAPAFDPSQITSLQLMFSKFESDGKLNPTFKEGPFELPISCIRAYLKDPITPRFVHVSSAGVTRPERPGIDLSKQPPAVRLNKELDFILTFKLKGEDEIRESGIPYSIVRPCALTEEPAGADLIFDQGDNITGKISREEVARICVAALKSPYACDKTFEVKSVIPFSEPYTVDPENPPPEKDYNEYFKTLKDGITGKESLEKTPTPV; from the exons GGTGTTTCATCCGTTGGTGGAAGATCGTGCCAGAAATCCTTAGGCAGCCCTTCTCATCTTTCTTGGCCATTATCTAGACCTAACAAGAAATATCAAAATTTTGTTTATAGGCGGACCTCACAGAATCTTCGTCTGAAGACGTTTAAAGGGCCCATCTTGGCAGAAGCTGGAAAACAAGGTTGGGATTTTGGCAGATTTATAGAGACATTGTATTATTTTAATGGCCCTCCTTCCCCTGCAAAG tTTTTGGAATCTCTGATTGAGAAACTAACTGGTCCATCACCTAGTAAACCAGTTAACTCGATGGATTCTTCTGGAATTACCCTGGTAACTGGAGCCACAGGTGGTGTTGGGAGAAGAGTGGTGGACGTATTACGCAACAAAAAGTTGCCTGTCCGAATACTC GTCAGAAATGAAGAGAAGGCAAGAAAAATGCTTGGTGAAGATGTTGACCTG GTTGTTGGAGATGTTACCAAAGCAAACACTTTGCTTCCTGAGTACTTCAAAGGAGTGAGGAGCGTAATTAATGCTGTTTCTGTCATTGTTGGTCCAAAGGAAGGGGATACCCCTGACAGGGCTAAGTACAGTCAG GGAATCAAGTTCTTTGAACCCGAG ATTAAAGGTGACTCACCCGAAATGGTGGAGTACATTGGAATGAAGAATTTAATAAATGCTATTAAAGAAAATGTTGGCCTTCGCACAGGAAAACTAGTATTTGGATATGAAG GTAACTCATTTAAAGAACTTCCTTGGGGTGCTTTGGATGATGTTGTAATGGGTGGAGTGAGTCAAAGTACATTCCAGATAGATCTAACTGGCGCGGAAAATGGTGGACCAACAGGGCTCTTCAAAG GTGTTGTTACCACTGCTAACAATGGGGGTTTTGCCAGTATTAGGACAAAG AACTTTTCCGAACCTGAAGACCTTTCTGCTTATGATGGTTTAGAGTTGCGCCTCAAAGGTGATGGCCGTCGTTATAAGCTTATTGTTCGCACTAGCCGTGATTGGGATACTGTGGGTTATACTTCGATATTCGATACCGTTGAGGGTTGGCAATCG GTCCGTTTGCCATTTTCTTCTTTGAGGCCTATATTCCGTGCGCGAACCGTACTTGATGCACCGGCCTTTGACCCCAGTCAAATCACATCATTACAG cTGATGTTCAGCAAATTCGAATCTGATGGTAAACTGAATCCAACATTCAAAGAAGGTCCTTTTGAACTTCCTATATCATGCATTCGGGCTTATCTTAAAGATCCCATAACTCCCAG GTTTGTACATGTGAGTTCTGCTGGAGTAACTAGACCAGAAAGACCAGGAATTGATTTAAGCAAACAGCCTCCAGCTGTGCGATTGAACAAGGAATTGGACTTCATCCTGACATTCAAGTTAAAG GGGGAGGATGAGATTCGAGAATCTGGGATACCATATTCAATAGTCAGGCCATGCGCCTTAACTGAGGAGCCTGCAGGAGCTGATCTCATTTTCGATCAAGGAGACAATATCACG GGGAAGATATCCCGTGAAGAAGTTGCTCGAATATGTGTGGCAGCTCTGAAAAGCCCCTATGCATGTGAcaagacatttgag GTCAAAAGTGTCATTCCATTTAGTGAGCCATACACGGTGGATCCAGAAAACCCTCCTCCAGAGAAAGATTACAATGAATACTTCAAGACTTTGAAAGATGGCATCACTGGTAAAGAAAGCCTAGAGAAAACTCCTACACCTGTATAA
- the LOC132621249 gene encoding uncharacterized protein LOC132621249 isoform X3: protein MDSFYFTVTKPSSSYSSSTILNFQGVSSVGGRSCQKSLGSPSHLSWPLSRPNKKYQNFVYRRTSQNLRLKTFKGPILAEAGKQGWDFGRFIETLYYFNGPPSPAKFLESLIEKLTGPSPSKPVNSMDSSGITLVTGATGGVGRRVVDVLRNKKLPVRILVRNEEKARKMLGEDVDLVVGDVTKANTLLPEYFKGVRSVINAVSVIVGPKEGDTPDRAKYSQGIKFFEPEIKGDSPEMVEYIGMKNLINAIKENVGLRTGKLVFGYEGVVTTANNGGFASIRTKNFSEPEDLSAYDGLELRLKGDGRRYKLIVRTSRDWDTVGYTSIFDTVEGWQSVRLPFSSLRPIFRARTVLDAPAFDPSQITSLQLMFSKFESDGKLNPTFKEGPFELPISCIRAYLKDPITPRFVHVSSAGVTRPERPGIDLSKQPPAVRLNKELDFILTFKLKGEDEIRESGIPYSIVRPCALTEEPAGADLIFDQGDNITGKISREEVARICVAALKSPYACDKTFEVKSVIPFSEPYTVDPENPPPEKDYNEYFKTLKDGITGKESLEKTPTPV from the exons GGTGTTTCATCCGTTGGTGGAAGATCGTGCCAGAAATCCTTAGGCAGCCCTTCTCATCTTTCTTGGCCATTATCTAGACCTAACAAGAAATATCAAAATTTTGTTTATAGGCGGACCTCACAGAATCTTCGTCTGAAGACGTTTAAAGGGCCCATCTTGGCAGAAGCTGGAAAACAAGGTTGGGATTTTGGCAGATTTATAGAGACATTGTATTATTTTAATGGCCCTCCTTCCCCTGCAAAG tTTTTGGAATCTCTGATTGAGAAACTAACTGGTCCATCACCTAGTAAACCAGTTAACTCGATGGATTCTTCTGGAATTACCCTGGTAACTGGAGCCACAGGTGGTGTTGGGAGAAGAGTGGTGGACGTATTACGCAACAAAAAGTTGCCTGTCCGAATACTC GTCAGAAATGAAGAGAAGGCAAGAAAAATGCTTGGTGAAGATGTTGACCTG GTTGTTGGAGATGTTACCAAAGCAAACACTTTGCTTCCTGAGTACTTCAAAGGAGTGAGGAGCGTAATTAATGCTGTTTCTGTCATTGTTGGTCCAAAGGAAGGGGATACCCCTGACAGGGCTAAGTACAGTCAG GGAATCAAGTTCTTTGAACCCGAG ATTAAAGGTGACTCACCCGAAATGGTGGAGTACATTGGAATGAAGAATTTAATAAATGCTATTAAAGAAAATGTTGGCCTTCGCACAGGAAAACTAGTATTTGGATATGAAG GTGTTGTTACCACTGCTAACAATGGGGGTTTTGCCAGTATTAGGACAAAG AACTTTTCCGAACCTGAAGACCTTTCTGCTTATGATGGTTTAGAGTTGCGCCTCAAAGGTGATGGCCGTCGTTATAAGCTTATTGTTCGCACTAGCCGTGATTGGGATACTGTGGGTTATACTTCGATATTCGATACCGTTGAGGGTTGGCAATCG GTCCGTTTGCCATTTTCTTCTTTGAGGCCTATATTCCGTGCGCGAACCGTACTTGATGCACCGGCCTTTGACCCCAGTCAAATCACATCATTACAG cTGATGTTCAGCAAATTCGAATCTGATGGTAAACTGAATCCAACATTCAAAGAAGGTCCTTTTGAACTTCCTATATCATGCATTCGGGCTTATCTTAAAGATCCCATAACTCCCAG GTTTGTACATGTGAGTTCTGCTGGAGTAACTAGACCAGAAAGACCAGGAATTGATTTAAGCAAACAGCCTCCAGCTGTGCGATTGAACAAGGAATTGGACTTCATCCTGACATTCAAGTTAAAG GGGGAGGATGAGATTCGAGAATCTGGGATACCATATTCAATAGTCAGGCCATGCGCCTTAACTGAGGAGCCTGCAGGAGCTGATCTCATTTTCGATCAAGGAGACAATATCACG GGGAAGATATCCCGTGAAGAAGTTGCTCGAATATGTGTGGCAGCTCTGAAAAGCCCCTATGCATGTGAcaagacatttgag GTCAAAAGTGTCATTCCATTTAGTGAGCCATACACGGTGGATCCAGAAAACCCTCCTCCAGAGAAAGATTACAATGAATACTTCAAGACTTTGAAAGATGGCATCACTGGTAAAGAAAGCCTAGAGAAAACTCCTACACCTGTATAA
- the LOC132621249 gene encoding protein HIGH CHLOROPHYLL FLUORESCENCE PHENOTYPE 173, chloroplastic isoform X2: MDSFYFTVTKPSSSYSSSTILNFQGVSSVGGRSCQKSLGSPSHLSWPLSRPNKKYQNFVYRRTSQNLRLKTFKGPILAEAGKQVNSMDSSGITLVTGATGGVGRRVVDVLRNKKLPVRILVRNEEKARKMLGEDVDLVVGDVTKANTLLPEYFKGVRSVINAVSVIVGPKEGDTPDRAKYSQGIKFFEPEIKGDSPEMVEYIGMKNLINAIKENVGLRTGKLVFGYEGNSFKELPWGALDDVVMGGVSQSTFQIDLTGAENGGPTGLFKGVVTTANNGGFASIRTKNFSEPEDLSAYDGLELRLKGDGRRYKLIVRTSRDWDTVGYTSIFDTVEGWQSVRLPFSSLRPIFRARTVLDAPAFDPSQITSLQLMFSKFESDGKLNPTFKEGPFELPISCIRAYLKDPITPRFVHVSSAGVTRPERPGIDLSKQPPAVRLNKELDFILTFKLKGEDEIRESGIPYSIVRPCALTEEPAGADLIFDQGDNITGKISREEVARICVAALKSPYACDKTFEVKSVIPFSEPYTVDPENPPPEKDYNEYFKTLKDGITGKESLEKTPTPV; this comes from the exons GGTGTTTCATCCGTTGGTGGAAGATCGTGCCAGAAATCCTTAGGCAGCCCTTCTCATCTTTCTTGGCCATTATCTAGACCTAACAAGAAATATCAAAATTTTGTTTATAGGCGGACCTCACAGAATCTTCGTCTGAAGACGTTTAAAGGGCCCATCTTGGCAGAAGCTGGAAAACAAG TTAACTCGATGGATTCTTCTGGAATTACCCTGGTAACTGGAGCCACAGGTGGTGTTGGGAGAAGAGTGGTGGACGTATTACGCAACAAAAAGTTGCCTGTCCGAATACTC GTCAGAAATGAAGAGAAGGCAAGAAAAATGCTTGGTGAAGATGTTGACCTG GTTGTTGGAGATGTTACCAAAGCAAACACTTTGCTTCCTGAGTACTTCAAAGGAGTGAGGAGCGTAATTAATGCTGTTTCTGTCATTGTTGGTCCAAAGGAAGGGGATACCCCTGACAGGGCTAAGTACAGTCAG GGAATCAAGTTCTTTGAACCCGAG ATTAAAGGTGACTCACCCGAAATGGTGGAGTACATTGGAATGAAGAATTTAATAAATGCTATTAAAGAAAATGTTGGCCTTCGCACAGGAAAACTAGTATTTGGATATGAAG GTAACTCATTTAAAGAACTTCCTTGGGGTGCTTTGGATGATGTTGTAATGGGTGGAGTGAGTCAAAGTACATTCCAGATAGATCTAACTGGCGCGGAAAATGGTGGACCAACAGGGCTCTTCAAAG GTGTTGTTACCACTGCTAACAATGGGGGTTTTGCCAGTATTAGGACAAAG AACTTTTCCGAACCTGAAGACCTTTCTGCTTATGATGGTTTAGAGTTGCGCCTCAAAGGTGATGGCCGTCGTTATAAGCTTATTGTTCGCACTAGCCGTGATTGGGATACTGTGGGTTATACTTCGATATTCGATACCGTTGAGGGTTGGCAATCG GTCCGTTTGCCATTTTCTTCTTTGAGGCCTATATTCCGTGCGCGAACCGTACTTGATGCACCGGCCTTTGACCCCAGTCAAATCACATCATTACAG cTGATGTTCAGCAAATTCGAATCTGATGGTAAACTGAATCCAACATTCAAAGAAGGTCCTTTTGAACTTCCTATATCATGCATTCGGGCTTATCTTAAAGATCCCATAACTCCCAG GTTTGTACATGTGAGTTCTGCTGGAGTAACTAGACCAGAAAGACCAGGAATTGATTTAAGCAAACAGCCTCCAGCTGTGCGATTGAACAAGGAATTGGACTTCATCCTGACATTCAAGTTAAAG GGGGAGGATGAGATTCGAGAATCTGGGATACCATATTCAATAGTCAGGCCATGCGCCTTAACTGAGGAGCCTGCAGGAGCTGATCTCATTTTCGATCAAGGAGACAATATCACG GGGAAGATATCCCGTGAAGAAGTTGCTCGAATATGTGTGGCAGCTCTGAAAAGCCCCTATGCATGTGAcaagacatttgag GTCAAAAGTGTCATTCCATTTAGTGAGCCATACACGGTGGATCCAGAAAACCCTCCTCCAGAGAAAGATTACAATGAATACTTCAAGACTTTGAAAGATGGCATCACTGGTAAAGAAAGCCTAGAGAAAACTCCTACACCTGTATAA
- the LOC132622534 gene encoding uncharacterized protein LOC132622534, translating to MSTMSEISLSSSSPCSWQDDEASISSPLKIQLVSKSVSERLLSKFSDLTEFDFDYSKSGLWSPPFERSHVFLSSPAGQILSRREMAAKLNKVLKRHQRRRRCFNACLCSPKRF from the exons ATGTCCACCATGTCTGAAATCTCATTATCTTCCTCTTCACCATGTTCATGGCAAGATGATGAAGCTTCAATTTCTTCTCCATTGAAAATTCAATTGGTTTCTAAGTCAGTGTCAGAGAGACTGCTCTCAAAATTTTCTGATTTAACAGAGTTTGATTTTGATTACTCTAAAAGTGGCTTGTGGTCTCCTCCATTTGAAAGAAGCCACGTGTTCTTGAGCTCACCAGCTGGGCAAATTCTTTCACGTAGAGAAATGGCTGCTAAATTGAATAAAGTCTTGAAAAGACATCAGAGAAGAAGACGTTGCTTCAAT GCATGTTTATGTTCTCCAAAAAGATTCTGA